Genomic window (Candidatus Palauibacter australiensis):
GAGAAACCGCAGGAGATCTCCACCGATCTCGAGAACGTGATCGTGATCGCGCAATCCATGGACCGGGAACTGCTGAGCACGGCGCCTTCCGCGCTCAGCGGCACCGCGACGGGCGCCACCTACTCGCGGGACACGATCGTGCTGCTGGCGATCGCCCAGTACATCGTCAACCTCGGCTACCGCGCCGTGGCCAGCATGAACGACTCGGCGCTGGTCATCCCGCTCGCAATCCAGGCCGGGCTCGGCGAGTACGGGCGCCACGGTCTCCTCATCACCCGCGAGTACGGTCCCCGCGTGCGGCTCGGCAAGGTGTTCACCGACATGCCGCTCGCCCACGACCGGCCCGCCCGCTTCGGCGTGAAGGAGACGTGCGACCTCTGCCGCGCCTGCACGAAGGGCTGCCCCGCCGGGGCCATCGCCGACGGCGAACCGTCCTCGCGGGTCCACAACCGCTCGAACATCCAGGGCATCCGAAAGTGGACCACGGATGCCGAGAAGTGCTTCCGCTTCTGGGCCAACCAGAACACCGACTGCTCGATCTGCATCCGCGTCTGCCCGTACAACCGCGACTATCGGGACCGGTGGAGTCGGGTGTGGCGCTGGCTGGCGGGCACGCGGCTACGGGGACTCGCGCTGTGGCTGGACCGCGTCGGCGGCCGCGGCGAGCGCCTCAAACCGTCCCGCTGGTGGGCGGCGCCCGGCGAAGCCTGACGGAGCGCCTCAGCTAGCGCCGCAACTCGACGAAGCGTCG
Coding sequences:
- a CDS encoding 4Fe-4S dicluster domain-containing protein, with product MDTDRARARDTARDREAGFDIREDFQRFSQRDDIFCRSFWDPEVRTHRSDMFYETYRTPKLTWRSVDGFTQRDYALRNASWHVTDIFAELRDGDDRREGFLDPYTSVREGPGHTLPVESPEEMAREIKQAAKTLGADLVGVTGNDERWLYTHAYSRENEHEKPQEISTDLENVIVIAQSMDRELLSTAPSALSGTATGATYSRDTIVLLAIAQYIVNLGYRAVASMNDSALVIPLAIQAGLGEYGRHGLLITREYGPRVRLGKVFTDMPLAHDRPARFGVKETCDLCRACTKGCPAGAIADGEPSSRVHNRSNIQGIRKWTTDAEKCFRFWANQNTDCSICIRVCPYNRDYRDRWSRVWRWLAGTRLRGLALWLDRVGGRGERLKPSRWWAAPGEA